Proteins co-encoded in one Capsicum annuum cultivar UCD-10X-F1 chromosome 9, UCD10Xv1.1, whole genome shotgun sequence genomic window:
- the LOC107840753 gene encoding putative late blight resistance protein homolog R1A-3 isoform X1, with product MAYAAITCLMRTIHQSMELTACDLQLFYEKLERLRAILEKPWKATADVEALTSLEAEITELAYSAEDMSDLESSKVFLAQNVEERSRSMWELFFLLEQALECIDSTMKQWMATSYSMKDLKVQPYSLAGLSEHAVEQPQNMMVGYETEFEMMLDQLTRGERELEVVSIVGMGGIGKTTLATKLYCHPHIMSHFDILAKATVSQEHCVRNILLALLSTTSAEPDDELRDRLQKLLKRKRYLVVIDDIWTTEAWDDIKLCFPDCNNGSRIILTTRNVEVTEYANSGKPPYHMRLMNFDESWSLLYEKVFAKDSFPHEFGQLGKQIAFKCGGLPLSIVVIGGLLSKIGKSLGDWQIVASNVSSTVSTDVDVQCMKVLALSYHYLPSHLKPCFLYFAIFSEDQLIFVDKVVQLWVAEGFLKVEEMKCIEEVAETCLNQLIDRSLISTCEYSRFGKIESCGMHDVTREFCLREAQNMNFVNDLRGKSEQNPCKQSMPCSSKSRGRISIHNVEEFVRCHNSEAYSFICFGRFQCRVTEFPFKLVRVLHLAFRSCITFPSEMLHLIHLRHLSLSLSSSFEQYREISPIIIDIPTSISCLFYLQTFILNLSGVGLQYPIMLPLEILTMPQLRHLHLDWNYLRSHEPTEKSLVLKNLQCFSGLNPRYCTGSFFRLFPNLKKLGVRGVPEDFSSCKDMYDFSMLDQIEELEFLVNAQNYSCFLESTTPSGSPPQYLLRSYPADDVPLLLLPPSDAFPQNLKSLALSGQFFLPWKDLSIVGKIPKLESLKLSYNACEGVEWEVADEGFPRLKFLQLNYLGIRYWRANSDHFPCLERLFLYSCWNLDSIPHDFVDITTLALIDISYCQESVGNSARQIQQDIQDNYGCSFEVHTRPVPPADCLLSPIGLPLRPGQPLCIFYCRYGICKFGSSCKFDHPMTVQPPLGSLLETSAFNSARNIQLDIQGCSVGVPTRPVLPADCLLSPIELPLHPGQPLCMFYSRYGTCNFGSSCKFDHPIFVGEHTWGS from the exons ATGGCTTATGCTGCAATTACTTGTCTTATGAGAACCATACACCAATCAATGGAGCTTACTGCATGTGATTTGCAACTGTTTTATGAAAAGCTCGAACGTTTGAGAGCTATTCTTGAGAAACCATGGAAAGCAACAGCCGATGTCGAGGCATTAACAAGCTTGGAAGCTGAAATCACAGAACTAGCATACAGTGCAGAGGATATGAGTGACTTGGAATCAAGTAAAGTTTTTTTAGCACAAAATGTGGAGGAAAGAAGCAGATCTATGTGGGAGCTCTTTTTCCTCTTGGAACAAGCACTAGAATGCATTGATTCCACCATGAAACAGTGGATGGCAACATCGTACAGCATGAAAGATCTAAAAGTACAACCGTACTCTCTTGCCGGTTTATCTGAACATGCTGTAGAGCAGCCCCAGAATATGATGGTTGGCTATGAAACTGAATTCGAGATGATGCTAGATCAACTTACTAGAGGAGAAAGGGAACTAGAAGTTGTCTCAATTGTAGGTATGGGAGGCATTGGCAAGACAACTTTGGCGACAAAACTCTACTGCCATCCGCACATCATGTCTCACTTTGACATTCTTGCAAAAGCTACTGTTTCGCAAGAGCATTGCGTGAGAAATATACTCCTAGCCCTTCTTTCTACGACAAGTGCTGAACCTGATGATGAACTAAGAGATCGACTGCAAAAGCTTCTTAAGAGAAAGAGATACTTGGTAGTCATTGATGACATATGGACTACAGAAGCTTGGGATGATATCAAACTATGTTTCCCAGACTGTAATAATGGAAGCCGAATAATCTTGACTACTCGGAATGTGGAAGTGACTGAATATGCTAACTCAGGTAAGCCTCCGTATCACATGCGCctcatgaattttgatgaaagttgGAGTTTATTGTATGAAAAGGTCTTTGCGAAAGACTCTTTTCCCCATGAATTTGGACAGCTTGGGAAACAAATTGCATTTAAATGCGGAGGATTGCCTCTATCAATTGTTGTGATCGGTGGGCTTCTTTCCAAAATAGGCAAATCATTGGGTGACTGGCAAATTGTTGCCAGTAATGTAAGTTCAACGGTAAGCACAGATGTTGATGTCCAATGCATGAAGGTGCTGGCTTTGAGTTACCATTACTTGCCTTCTCACCTAAAACCATGCTTTTTATATTTTGCAATTTTCTCAGAAGATCAACTGATATTTGTAGATAAAGTTGTGCAGTTATGGGTTGCAGAGGGATTTTTGAAGGTAGAAGAGATGAAATGCATAGAAGAGGTGGCAGAAACATGTCTAAACCAACTTATAGATAGAAGTTTAATTTCCACCTGCGAATATTCGAGATTTGGAAAAATTGAGAGTTGTGGAATGCATGATGTGACCCGTGAATTCTGCTTGAGAGAAGCTCAAAACATGAATTTTGTGAATGATCTCAGAGGAAAGAGTGAACAAAATCCATGTAAGCAGTCCATGCCGTGTTCCTCCAAGAGTCGAGGTCGGATCAGTATCCATAACGTGGAAGAATTTGTTAGGTGTCATAATAGTGAGGCATATTCCTTTATATGCTTTGGTAGATTCCAATGTCGTGTGACAGAGTTTCCTTTCAAGCTAGTCAGAGTACTACATCTTGCTTTCCGTAGCTGTATAACTTTTCCCAGTGAAATGCTTCATCTCATTCACTTGAGACACCTATCTTTGAGCCTTTCTTCTTCCTTTGAGCAGTATCGAGAGATTTCCCCAATTATAATAGACATTCCTACATCTATATCATGCTTATTTTATCTGCAAACTTTTATACTTAACCTATCTGGTGTAGGTTTGCAATATCCAATCATGTTACCATTGGAAATTTTGACGATGCCGCAGTTGAGGCACCTCCATTTGGATTGGAACTACTTGCGGAGTCATGAGCCTACAGAGAAAAGTCTGGTTTTGAAAAATTTGCAATGTTTCTCTGGATTGAATCCTCGGTATTGTACTGGGTCTTTCTTTAGACTATTTCCCAATTTAAAGAAGTTGGGAGTACGTGGCGTCCCAGAAGACTTTAGTAGTTGCAAGGATATGTATGATTTTAGCATGTTAGATCAGATCGAGGAATTGGAATTTCTTGTTAATGCTCAAAATTATTCTTGCTTTCTGGAGAGCACTACTCCTTCAGGTTCTCCTCCACAATATCTTCTGCGGTCATATCCTGCAGATGATGTTCCGCTTTTGCTCCTACCTCCTTCAGATGCTTTTCCACAAAACCTTAAGAGTTTAGCTCTTAGCGGACAATTCTTCCTCCCATGGAAGGATTTGAGCATTGTTGGTAAAATTCCCAAACTCGAGTCCCTTAAACTATCATATAATGCCTGCGAGGGCGTTGAGTGGGAAGTAGCTGATGAAGGTTTTCCTCGCTTGAAGTTCTTGCAACTTAACTATTTGGGAATTCGGTACTGGAGAGCCAATAGCGATCACTTTCCATGCCTTGAACGATTATTCCTTTATAGTTGCTGGAATTTGGACTCAATCCCTCATGACTTTGTAGATATAACCACACTTGCTCTTATAGACATAAGCTACTGTCAAGAATCTGTTGGGAATTCCGCAAGGCAGATTCAACAGGACATTCAAGATAACTATGGATGTTCTTTTGAGGTCCATACGAGGCCCGTTCCTCCTGCTGATTGTCTGCTAAGTCCCATTGGACTTCCTTTACGCCCT GGACAACCATTGTGCATATTCTATTGCAGATATGGGATCTGCAAATTTGGCTCAAGTTGCAAGTTTGATCACCCAATGACGGTTCAGCCTCCATTGGGTTCATTATTAGAAACCAGTGCATTTAATTCAGCAAGGAATATTCAACTGGACATTCAAGGATGTTCTGTTGGGGTCCCTACGAGGCCCGTTCTTCCTGCTGATTGTCTGCTAAGTCCCATTGAACTTCCTTTACATCCT GGACAACCGTTGTGTATGTTCTATTCCAGATATGGGACCTGCAATTTTGGCTCAAGTTGCAAGTTTGATCACCCAATTTTTGTTGGTGAACATACATGGGGTTCATAA
- the LOC107840753 gene encoding putative late blight resistance protein homolog R1A-3 isoform X3 yields the protein MAYAAITCLMRTIHQSMELTACDLQLFYEKLERLRAILEKPWKATADVEALTSLEAEITELAYSAEDMSDLESSKVFLAQNVEERSRSMWELFFLLEQALECIDSTMKQWMATSYSMKDLKVQPYSLAGLSEHAVEQPQNMMVGYETEFEMMLDQLTRGERELEVVSIVGMGGIGKTTLATKLYCHPHIMSHFDILAKATVSQEHCVRNILLALLSTTSAEPDDELRDRLQKLLKRKRYLVVIDDIWTTEAWDDIKLCFPDCNNGSRIILTTRNVEVTEYANSGKPPYHMRLMNFDESWSLLYEKVFAKDSFPHEFGQLGKQIAFKCGGLPLSIVVIGGLLSKIGKSLGDWQIVASNVSSTVSTDVDVQCMKVLALSYHYLPSHLKPCFLYFAIFSEDQLIFVDKVVQLWVAEGFLKVEEMKCIEEVAETCLNQLIDRSLISTCEYSRFGKIESCGMHDVTREFCLREAQNMNFVNDLRGKSEQNPCKQSMPCSSKSRGRISIHNVEEFVRCHNSEAYSFICFGRFQCRVTEFPFKLVRVLHLAFRSCITFPSEMLHLIHLRHLSLSLSSSFEQYREISPIIIDIPTSISCLFYLQTFILNLSGVGLQYPIMLPLEILTMPQLRHLHLDWNYLRSHEPTEKSLVLKNLQCFSGLNPRYCTGSFFRLFPNLKKLGVRGVPEDFSSCKDMYDFSMLDQIEELEFLVNAQNYSCFLESTTPSGSPPQYLLRSYPADDVPLLLLPPSDAFPQNLKSLALSGQFFLPWKDLSIVGKIPKLESLKLSYNACEGVEWEVADEGFPRLKFLQLNYLGIRYWRANSDHFPCLERLFLYSCWNLDSIPHDFVDITTLALIDISYCQESVGNSARQIQQDIQDNYGCSFEVHTRPVPPADCLLSPIGLPLRPGQPLCMFYSRYGTCNFGSSCKFDHPIFVGEHTWGS from the exons ATGGCTTATGCTGCAATTACTTGTCTTATGAGAACCATACACCAATCAATGGAGCTTACTGCATGTGATTTGCAACTGTTTTATGAAAAGCTCGAACGTTTGAGAGCTATTCTTGAGAAACCATGGAAAGCAACAGCCGATGTCGAGGCATTAACAAGCTTGGAAGCTGAAATCACAGAACTAGCATACAGTGCAGAGGATATGAGTGACTTGGAATCAAGTAAAGTTTTTTTAGCACAAAATGTGGAGGAAAGAAGCAGATCTATGTGGGAGCTCTTTTTCCTCTTGGAACAAGCACTAGAATGCATTGATTCCACCATGAAACAGTGGATGGCAACATCGTACAGCATGAAAGATCTAAAAGTACAACCGTACTCTCTTGCCGGTTTATCTGAACATGCTGTAGAGCAGCCCCAGAATATGATGGTTGGCTATGAAACTGAATTCGAGATGATGCTAGATCAACTTACTAGAGGAGAAAGGGAACTAGAAGTTGTCTCAATTGTAGGTATGGGAGGCATTGGCAAGACAACTTTGGCGACAAAACTCTACTGCCATCCGCACATCATGTCTCACTTTGACATTCTTGCAAAAGCTACTGTTTCGCAAGAGCATTGCGTGAGAAATATACTCCTAGCCCTTCTTTCTACGACAAGTGCTGAACCTGATGATGAACTAAGAGATCGACTGCAAAAGCTTCTTAAGAGAAAGAGATACTTGGTAGTCATTGATGACATATGGACTACAGAAGCTTGGGATGATATCAAACTATGTTTCCCAGACTGTAATAATGGAAGCCGAATAATCTTGACTACTCGGAATGTGGAAGTGACTGAATATGCTAACTCAGGTAAGCCTCCGTATCACATGCGCctcatgaattttgatgaaagttgGAGTTTATTGTATGAAAAGGTCTTTGCGAAAGACTCTTTTCCCCATGAATTTGGACAGCTTGGGAAACAAATTGCATTTAAATGCGGAGGATTGCCTCTATCAATTGTTGTGATCGGTGGGCTTCTTTCCAAAATAGGCAAATCATTGGGTGACTGGCAAATTGTTGCCAGTAATGTAAGTTCAACGGTAAGCACAGATGTTGATGTCCAATGCATGAAGGTGCTGGCTTTGAGTTACCATTACTTGCCTTCTCACCTAAAACCATGCTTTTTATATTTTGCAATTTTCTCAGAAGATCAACTGATATTTGTAGATAAAGTTGTGCAGTTATGGGTTGCAGAGGGATTTTTGAAGGTAGAAGAGATGAAATGCATAGAAGAGGTGGCAGAAACATGTCTAAACCAACTTATAGATAGAAGTTTAATTTCCACCTGCGAATATTCGAGATTTGGAAAAATTGAGAGTTGTGGAATGCATGATGTGACCCGTGAATTCTGCTTGAGAGAAGCTCAAAACATGAATTTTGTGAATGATCTCAGAGGAAAGAGTGAACAAAATCCATGTAAGCAGTCCATGCCGTGTTCCTCCAAGAGTCGAGGTCGGATCAGTATCCATAACGTGGAAGAATTTGTTAGGTGTCATAATAGTGAGGCATATTCCTTTATATGCTTTGGTAGATTCCAATGTCGTGTGACAGAGTTTCCTTTCAAGCTAGTCAGAGTACTACATCTTGCTTTCCGTAGCTGTATAACTTTTCCCAGTGAAATGCTTCATCTCATTCACTTGAGACACCTATCTTTGAGCCTTTCTTCTTCCTTTGAGCAGTATCGAGAGATTTCCCCAATTATAATAGACATTCCTACATCTATATCATGCTTATTTTATCTGCAAACTTTTATACTTAACCTATCTGGTGTAGGTTTGCAATATCCAATCATGTTACCATTGGAAATTTTGACGATGCCGCAGTTGAGGCACCTCCATTTGGATTGGAACTACTTGCGGAGTCATGAGCCTACAGAGAAAAGTCTGGTTTTGAAAAATTTGCAATGTTTCTCTGGATTGAATCCTCGGTATTGTACTGGGTCTTTCTTTAGACTATTTCCCAATTTAAAGAAGTTGGGAGTACGTGGCGTCCCAGAAGACTTTAGTAGTTGCAAGGATATGTATGATTTTAGCATGTTAGATCAGATCGAGGAATTGGAATTTCTTGTTAATGCTCAAAATTATTCTTGCTTTCTGGAGAGCACTACTCCTTCAGGTTCTCCTCCACAATATCTTCTGCGGTCATATCCTGCAGATGATGTTCCGCTTTTGCTCCTACCTCCTTCAGATGCTTTTCCACAAAACCTTAAGAGTTTAGCTCTTAGCGGACAATTCTTCCTCCCATGGAAGGATTTGAGCATTGTTGGTAAAATTCCCAAACTCGAGTCCCTTAAACTATCATATAATGCCTGCGAGGGCGTTGAGTGGGAAGTAGCTGATGAAGGTTTTCCTCGCTTGAAGTTCTTGCAACTTAACTATTTGGGAATTCGGTACTGGAGAGCCAATAGCGATCACTTTCCATGCCTTGAACGATTATTCCTTTATAGTTGCTGGAATTTGGACTCAATCCCTCATGACTTTGTAGATATAACCACACTTGCTCTTATAGACATAAGCTACTGTCAAGAATCTGTTGGGAATTCCGCAAGGCAGATTCAACAGGACATTCAAGATAACTATGGATGTTCTTTTGAGGTCCATACGAGGCCCGTTCCTCCTGCTGATTGTCTGCTAAGTCCCATTGGACTTCCTTTACGCCCT GGACAACCGTTGTGTATGTTCTATTCCAGATATGGGACCTGCAATTTTGGCTCAAGTTGCAAGTTTGATCACCCAATTTTTGTTGGTGAACATACATGGGGTTCATAA